One Manihot esculenta cultivar AM560-2 chromosome 18, M.esculenta_v8, whole genome shotgun sequence genomic window carries:
- the LOC122722413 gene encoding extensin-like encodes MPRPIRIPTDSDEEAMENPSPVPNDADTEAADEARNTVSPATQTYRRRTRASLIAPPPSSPSVATDTQEGEMPEEDTPSTSHGQKWPRTPSPPPSPSPEQQQGTPSATPPVSQEEGELPSDLPKPTHPDHITQTLTFNKASERARLDRVSSTPYHPEFNPSTAYLELCDNPPDSYSPTKSKDLYLKNPSLKYIHRFLAYTFSGRKDAPNILIRMELYILWSMHHHQKLHFGYWVATQICSII; translated from the exons ATGCCTAGGCCCATCCGCATTCCCACTGACAGTGATGAAGAAGCAATGGAAAACCCATCACCCGTCCCCAACGACGCCGACACTGAAGCAGCCGATGAAGCAAGAAACACCGTCAGTCCAGCAACTCAGACCTATCGTCGTCGGACTAGGGCGTCGTTGATTGCACCACCACCTTCCTCACCGTCAGTCGCGACAGACACCCAGGAAGGGGAGATGCCTGAAGAAGACACTCCTTCCACCAGTCATGGCCAGAAATGGCCAAGAACACCATCACCACCACCATCACCAAGCCCGGAGCAACAACAAGGGACACCCAGTGCCACACCTCCCGTAAGCCAAGAAGAAGGCGAgttgcccagcgatttgcccaaaccaaccCACCCTGATCACATCACTCAGACCCTGACGTTCAACAAGGCGTCCGAAAGGGCCAGGCTAGACAGAGTTTCATCTACACCCTACCACCCAG AATTCAATCCCAGCACTGCTTATCTGGAATTATGTGATAACCCCCCTGATTCTTACTCGCCCACCAAGTCCAAGGACCTGTACCTCAAAAATCCAAGCTTGAAATACATTCACAGGTTTCTAGCCTACACATTTTCTGGAAGGAAGGATGCACCCAACATCCTGATCAGAATGGAGCTGTACATACTGTGGAGCATGCACCACCACCAGAAACTACACTTTGGTTATTGGGTTGCAACCCAAATATGCAGCATTATCTAG